The Vescimonas coprocola genome includes a window with the following:
- a CDS encoding CAP domain-containing protein: MRKIIFVLLALLLTLAGCGKEALPETSSVPSEDTHITSPTEEKTEQSTVPSSEPAKTTEVPEETAVSKAESGTSDSSVKEPKQNTPSGGPTEPTEKTAPAENTSPTEPTETTPTVPNASASDAGAIAELVAQYLNDYRTAQGTAAVTRLSGLTGYAEYRSRQIISDFSHNTMDERAAATALSYGLYVDPSAYGMDGEPYYTACAGEAIAKAGYAGTVDYVASSLARLIRNSPDHWSYIGSGEYRYIGVGITYESGMWYCDVALTKDNYG; this comes from the coding sequence ATGCGTAAAATCATCTTCGTCTTGCTCGCTTTGCTGCTGACTCTTGCAGGCTGCGGCAAAGAGGCTTTGCCGGAAACATCCTCTGTACCTTCGGAGGATACTCATATCACATCTCCCACTGAGGAAAAAACGGAACAAAGCACGGTGCCCTCTTCCGAGCCTGCCAAAACTACCGAAGTGCCGGAAGAAACCGCTGTATCCAAGGCGGAAAGCGGTACTTCCGACAGTTCCGTAAAGGAGCCGAAACAAAACACACCTTCCGGCGGACCGACTGAGCCTACTGAAAAGACGGCTCCGGCAGAAAACACATCGCCAACAGAGCCGACGGAAACGACACCGACCGTGCCCAATGCTTCGGCTTCCGATGCCGGAGCAATCGCAGAGCTGGTCGCACAGTATCTGAACGACTACCGCACGGCGCAAGGCACTGCTGCCGTCACCCGGCTGTCCGGTCTCACAGGATATGCCGAATACCGCAGCCGCCAGATTATCTCGGACTTCTCACACAACACCATGGATGAACGGGCGGCGGCAACGGCACTGTCCTACGGGTTGTATGTGGATCCTTCTGCATACGGAATGGATGGAGAACCATATTATACCGCCTGCGCGGGCGAAGCGATCGCCAAGGCCGGATATGCGGGCACTGTCGATTATGTAGCAAGCTCTTTGGCTCGCCTGATACGAAACAGCCCCGATCACTGGTCTTACATAGGAAGCGGCGAATATCGGTATATCGGTGTCGGCATCACCTACGAAAGCGGAATGTGGTACTGCGATGTGGCGCTCACCAAAGACAACTACGGATAA
- a CDS encoding S1 RNA-binding domain-containing protein produces MACADQKTGQKEKNAGIQCGADRQRQYHVQKLKEEQPMPKKKEEPEVAAAVETTESAAEVTDIEPVPVEPAAEVSAEPIEPAAEEPPKPKRTRKKKTDAVDEEALPEPQPAAPKETAAKKKETAAADRQNKPKADPILTLEVGGEVTTETHEMDAAWHEILTSNRSHRILTGMLGGVEETEAGKTLAVVDYKGFRVVIPLKEMLVKLEKNLKGTEYTEMIRRQNKLLSNMLGCEIDFIVKGVDQKTRTVVASRKEAMLKKRQVFYMNQDTSGAYRIYEGRTVQARVIAVAEKAVRIEAFGVECSIMARDLSWDWIGDANDRFSVGDQILVRILEVNRDSLEELSIRADVKSVSENTNRTYLKQCRVQSKYAGKVTDVHKGVVYVRLNNGANAIAHTCLDRRTPGKKDDVSFAVTHIDEDRGVAVGIITRIIKQHL; encoded by the coding sequence ATCGCCTGCGCCGATCAAAAAACCGGGCAGAAAGAAAAAAACGCCGGCATCCAATGTGGTGCCGACCGACAAAGACAGTATCATGTCCAAAAACTAAAGGAGGAACAACCTATGCCTAAGAAAAAAGAAGAGCCGGAAGTTGCCGCTGCGGTGGAAACGACCGAAAGCGCTGCGGAGGTGACCGATATTGAGCCCGTTCCCGTCGAACCTGCCGCCGAAGTATCTGCCGAGCCGATCGAGCCGGCAGCTGAAGAGCCACCGAAGCCCAAACGCACCCGCAAAAAGAAAACGGATGCCGTGGATGAGGAAGCTTTACCCGAGCCTCAACCGGCTGCCCCCAAGGAGACCGCCGCAAAGAAAAAAGAAACCGCCGCAGCGGATCGGCAGAATAAGCCGAAGGCAGATCCTATTCTGACGCTGGAAGTCGGCGGTGAAGTTACGACCGAGACACATGAGATGGACGCCGCATGGCACGAGATCCTGACTTCCAACCGCTCGCACCGCATCCTGACCGGAATGCTCGGCGGCGTGGAAGAAACGGAAGCCGGGAAAACGCTCGCCGTTGTAGATTACAAGGGCTTTCGTGTAGTCATCCCGCTAAAGGAAATGCTTGTGAAGCTGGAAAAGAACCTCAAAGGCACAGAGTATACCGAAATGATCCGCCGCCAGAACAAGCTGCTCAGCAATATGTTGGGCTGCGAGATCGACTTCATTGTAAAGGGCGTGGATCAGAAGACACGCACCGTTGTGGCAAGCCGCAAGGAAGCGATGCTCAAAAAGCGGCAGGTCTTTTACATGAATCAGGATACCTCCGGCGCATACCGCATCTATGAGGGACGCACCGTGCAGGCCCGTGTGATTGCCGTGGCGGAAAAGGCAGTACGCATCGAAGCCTTCGGCGTGGAGTGCTCGATCATGGCACGGGACCTGTCCTGGGATTGGATCGGGGATGCCAACGACCGTTTTTCTGTCGGGGATCAGATCCTCGTCCGTATTCTGGAGGTCAACCGTGATAGCTTGGAGGAGCTTTCCATCCGTGCCGATGTAAAAAGTGTATCCGAGAACACCAACCGCACCTATCTGAAGCAGTGTCGGGTGCAAAGCAAGTATGCCGGCAAGGTGACAGATGTGCATAAGGGCGTGGTGTATGTCCGACTGAATAACGGAGCCAACGCCATTGCTCACACCTGCCTCGACCGGCGCACGCCCGGCAAGAAAGACGATGTTTCTTTTGCCGTGACGCACATTGATGAAGACCGTGGCGTGGCGGTCGGAATCATCACCCGTATTATCAAGCAGCATCTGTAG
- a CDS encoding VirD4-like conjugal transfer protein, CD1115 family translates to MSKKKRLFGILLALPPLLLGLLYGGGYIAQFMRNYHEWEAAGGTPGNGTSPTVPSFAVSECLRAIFTMPYGIVGILICVGALVLLIVMVMRMGYSETGEYDKDRNFIYSKKGTYGTSGFMSEKEAEEIFDLRTSLKNHNGTIFGLLNGRYVCMPEESMLNKNVAVYGASGSMKTRAYCINRILQATVPNKDGKMESLIICDPKSELYEKTSELLRKTHTVKVFNLVCPENSDSWNCLAEIEGDELMAQRFCDVIIKNTGSERGDHFWDSAEMNLLKALVLYVEQGYLPERKNIGQVYRLLTHCDEKELNSLFNMLPSSHPAKAPYAIFQQASDTVRSGVIIGLGSRLQVFQNKSICNMTAFDEIDMELPGQQPCAYFCITSDQDSTFDFLSSLFLSFVFIKLVRYADKNCEGGKLPIPVHVLGEELTACGVIPDLSRKISVIRSRNISMSCVFQNLAGLQNRYPLNQWQEILGNSDVQLFLGCVDELTAKYISDRSGEVSVHVQSKAKQLGTWRISNYTPEYRETSGVGKRKLLTMDEVLRLPISKALIIIRGRKLLQVDKCDYTEHPESKKMISCKASAHIPEWQKQQPKEVEEVSPAPIKKPGRKKKTPASNVVPTDKDSIMSKN, encoded by the coding sequence TTGAGTAAGAAGAAAAGACTGTTTGGCATATTGCTGGCGCTTCCGCCGCTTCTGCTGGGACTGCTCTACGGCGGCGGATATATTGCCCAGTTTATGCGCAATTATCATGAGTGGGAGGCTGCCGGCGGAACGCCCGGCAACGGAACTTCACCCACCGTGCCGTCCTTTGCTGTCAGCGAGTGCCTGCGTGCCATTTTTACTATGCCATACGGCATAGTCGGCATTCTCATTTGCGTGGGAGCGCTGGTGCTGCTCATCGTTATGGTCATGCGTATGGGCTACAGTGAAACCGGCGAATACGACAAGGACCGTAACTTCATCTATTCCAAGAAGGGCACCTACGGCACATCCGGCTTTATGAGCGAAAAGGAAGCCGAGGAGATATTTGACTTACGGACGAGCCTTAAAAACCATAACGGCACGATCTTCGGGCTGCTGAACGGGCGGTATGTGTGTATGCCGGAGGAAAGTATGCTCAACAAAAATGTGGCGGTGTACGGTGCCAGCGGCAGCATGAAAACGAGGGCTTACTGTATCAACCGCATTTTGCAGGCGACCGTTCCGAACAAGGACGGAAAAATGGAATCGCTGATCATTTGCGACCCGAAATCCGAGCTGTACGAAAAGACCAGCGAGCTGCTGCGCAAGACGCATACCGTTAAGGTGTTCAATCTGGTGTGCCCTGAAAATTCAGACTCGTGGAATTGCCTTGCGGAGATCGAGGGCGATGAACTGATGGCACAGCGCTTTTGCGATGTCATTATTAAAAACACCGGCTCGGAACGGGGCGACCACTTCTGGGACAGCGCCGAAATGAATCTGCTCAAAGCGTTGGTCCTTTATGTGGAACAAGGGTATCTGCCCGAGCGGAAGAATATCGGGCAGGTCTATCGGCTGCTGACCCACTGTGACGAAAAAGAGCTGAACAGCCTGTTCAATATGCTGCCGTCCTCACATCCGGCGAAAGCCCCTTACGCCATTTTTCAGCAGGCGTCCGACACCGTGCGCAGCGGCGTGATTATCGGCCTTGGCTCAAGACTGCAGGTGTTCCAGAACAAATCCATCTGCAATATGACTGCCTTTGACGAGATCGATATGGAGCTGCCGGGACAGCAGCCCTGCGCTTATTTCTGTATTACCAGCGACCAGGACAGTACCTTCGACTTTTTATCATCGTTGTTTCTGTCCTTTGTTTTTATCAAGCTGGTGCGCTATGCAGACAAAAACTGCGAGGGCGGCAAGCTGCCTATCCCCGTTCATGTGCTCGGTGAAGAATTGACGGCCTGCGGCGTTATTCCAGACCTCAGCCGAAAAATCAGCGTGATACGCTCCCGAAACATCAGCATGAGCTGCGTGTTCCAGAACCTTGCCGGACTTCAGAACCGATACCCGCTGAACCAATGGCAGGAGATCCTCGGCAACAGTGATGTGCAGCTTTTTCTCGGCTGCGTGGATGAGCTGACGGCAAAGTACATCAGCGACCGCTCCGGCGAGGTTTCCGTGCATGTGCAGAGCAAGGCAAAGCAGCTCGGCACTTGGCGGATTTCCAACTACACACCGGAATACAGAGAGACCAGCGGCGTCGGCAAGCGAAAGCTGCTGACGATGGATGAGGTCTTGCGGCTGCCGATCAGCAAGGCGCTCATCATTATTCGAGGCCGCAAGCTATTGCAGGTAGACAAATGCGATTACACAGAGCACCCGGAAAGCAAAAAGATGATCTCCTGCAAGGCTTCTGCACATATACCTGAGTGGCAAAAACAGCAACCGAAGGAGGTGGAAGAAGTATCGCCTGCGCCGATCAAAAAACCGGGCAGAAAGAAAAAAACGCCGGCATCCAATGTGGTGCCGACCGACAAAGACAGTATCATGTCCAAAAACTAA
- a CDS encoding DUF6100 family protein, whose protein sequence is MDRTSISRRIGSIKGDIEKLSNTLCAIEKTDIENYPDNYAMLTTDAALRSELIACRMRHLLYGSTATRKETYLASAGVVQGIRIKAQENMLEITLPCLLPKRKQRQSTEFLIDPLYFTLSQYSDNNELPKFRQCVVCFSHIYSEKFHNRRVRDYDNLELKQLLDVLSTFIMVDDTGLLVDAYNTTEIGEADCTRISVMAKEDFPKWLNEREKSLKTISDF, encoded by the coding sequence TTGGATAGAACAAGTATTTCAAGACGAATCGGAAGCATCAAGGGCGACATAGAAAAGCTGTCAAACACCCTTTGTGCCATCGAAAAGACGGATATAGAAAACTATCCAGACAATTACGCTATGCTGACTACCGATGCCGCATTACGCAGCGAACTTATCGCCTGCCGTATGCGGCATTTGTTATACGGCTCAACGGCCACACGGAAGGAAACCTATCTCGCCTCTGCCGGTGTGGTGCAAGGTATCCGCATTAAGGCGCAGGAGAATATGCTGGAGATCACGCTGCCGTGCCTGCTGCCTAAACGAAAGCAGCGGCAAAGCACGGAATTTCTGATCGACCCGTTGTATTTCACCCTGAGCCAGTATTCGGACAACAATGAGCTGCCGAAGTTCCGGCAGTGCGTTGTGTGTTTTTCGCATATTTACAGTGAGAAATTCCATAACCGCCGGGTACGGGACTACGACAACCTGGAGCTCAAACAGCTTTTGGATGTGTTGTCTACTTTCATTATGGTAGACGATACCGGCCTTTTGGTAGATGCCTATAACACAACGGAGATCGGTGAAGCAGATTGCACCCGCATTTCCGTAATGGCAAAAGAGGACTTCCCGAAGTGGCTGAATGAACGGGAAAAGAGCCTGAAAACCATATCGGATTTTTAG
- a CDS encoding DUF5697 family protein, with protein MKTRAEIYSKEAADILRNITTYHYMRHDQLLRLYPGKEEKIDNLLSFFLRQGRIFRDEHSGLYHDGTEAHADKEMLAALWVLTDFIDRVDYHSSTDFPVKLIFIADGELYEVIYVETGGEALIEHAVAKQPDDAEKRIVIVESAEQIGKLNIPDVTAYCTVDMNTGAVQYYKQE; from the coding sequence ATGAAAACGCGAGCAGAGATATACAGCAAAGAGGCTGCAGATATACTGCGGAATATCACGACCTATCACTATATGCGGCACGATCAGCTTTTGCGGCTCTATCCGGGAAAGGAAGAAAAAATTGATAATCTTCTGTCCTTCTTTCTAAGGCAGGGACGAATCTTTCGGGATGAACATTCCGGTTTATATCACGATGGCACCGAAGCCCACGCCGACAAGGAAATGCTGGCGGCGCTTTGGGTGCTGACGGATTTTATCGACCGGGTGGACTACCACTCTTCCACGGACTTTCCGGTAAAGCTGATTTTTATTGCCGACGGCGAACTGTACGAGGTCATCTATGTAGAAACAGGCGGCGAGGCCCTGATCGAGCACGCCGTTGCCAAGCAGCCGGACGATGCAGAAAAACGCATCGTCATCGTAGAAAGCGCCGAGCAGATCGGCAAGCTGAACATCCCCGATGTGACGGCGTACTGCACCGTGGATATGAACACCGGCGCTGTTCAGTATTATAAGCAGGAATAG
- a CDS encoding VirB4 family type IV secretion system protein, with the protein MSKNSEHHDTYIIPPNFIEGSTLFGGMFKIRNVIEAGVLAAAVGVPVFSLDLSLTVRIIILCLTALPLALFALMGIAGEPLSSYIIAFFKWLKNRRVVGKTEPKEERKKPKPKKEKQPAPENESMLSEIAGVIRKQSAKKKHTEEPRAAETPKQKKPHRRSKADSPFLNPVAEYLPIEKIANGIIYTKDHRYIKLIEVVPINFLLRSAREQRSIIYSFISYLKISPVKIQFKVLTKRADLNKHTEIVHREMEAETDPNCRVLQEDYLKLINQIGSREATTRRFFVAFEYEQVGRRSSNEEADAIASLQTAARTAANYLKQCGNEVLTPENEDEFTVDVLYNILCRQESSDIPLPQRVQDVVSSYIAAGKDTDAIPCTEFFAPQTLDFTHAKYICVDGQYRSYLLIPSYGYKSQVAAGWLSLLVNAGDGIDIDLFLTRQPKERMVNKLGQQLRINRSKIREASDTNSDFDDLDGAIRSGYFLKEGLSNNEDFYYMNILITMTADNAEDLEWRECEMRKLLISQDLNIVSCSFREEQGFLSSLPLTNLEKHLYERSKRNVLTSGAASCYPFTAYELSDDNGILLGVNKYNNSLVIVDIFNSAAYKNANIAIMGTSGAGKTFTLQLMALRMRRKGTQVFIIAPLKGHEFLRACRNTGGEFIQISPASKNCINVMEIRKTDRSVDELLDGAPIEKSELAAKIQQLHIFFSLLIPDITHEERQLLDEALIKTYNAKGITHDNDTLKDPDNPDRYREMPILGDLYDILLIAPETKRLANILNRLVHGSASTFNQRTNVNLDNKYTVLDISELSGDLLTAGMFVALDYVWDKAKQNRTVEKTIFIDECWALIGGSANRLAANFVLEIAKIIRGYGGSAVFATQDLNDFFALDDGKYGKGIINNCKTKIVLNLEDEEAQRVQSILHLSEAEVMEITHFERGNGLISTNNNNITVEFRCSDLEKSLITTDRRELQELVEQKKR; encoded by the coding sequence ATGAGCAAAAACAGTGAACATCACGATACCTACATCATCCCTCCGAATTTTATCGAGGGCAGCACCTTATTCGGAGGGATGTTCAAAATACGGAATGTGATCGAGGCCGGCGTACTTGCCGCAGCGGTAGGTGTGCCGGTATTCTCCCTTGACCTTTCGCTCACCGTCCGTATTATCATTCTTTGCCTGACGGCACTGCCGCTCGCCTTATTTGCGCTGATGGGCATTGCTGGCGAGCCGCTTTCTTCGTATATCATTGCCTTTTTCAAGTGGCTCAAGAACCGCCGTGTGGTCGGTAAGACGGAGCCGAAAGAGGAAAGGAAGAAGCCGAAACCGAAAAAAGAAAAGCAGCCTGCGCCGGAAAACGAGTCGATGCTATCGGAGATCGCCGGTGTTATCCGCAAGCAGTCGGCAAAGAAAAAGCATACCGAGGAACCCCGGGCGGCGGAAACACCGAAACAGAAGAAGCCGCACCGCAGAAGCAAAGCGGACTCGCCCTTTCTCAACCCCGTAGCGGAGTATCTGCCGATTGAAAAGATTGCAAACGGCATTATCTACACCAAGGATCACCGGTATATCAAGCTGATTGAGGTGGTACCGATCAATTTTCTGCTCCGAAGTGCCAGAGAACAGCGGAGCATTATCTACTCCTTTATCAGCTATCTGAAGATCAGCCCGGTCAAGATCCAGTTTAAGGTGCTGACAAAGCGTGCGGACCTCAATAAACACACCGAGATCGTGCATCGTGAAATGGAAGCTGAAACCGATCCAAACTGTCGGGTCTTACAGGAGGATTACCTAAAGCTCATCAATCAGATCGGATCCCGTGAGGCGACAACCCGCCGCTTCTTTGTCGCTTTTGAATATGAGCAGGTCGGGCGGCGCAGCAGCAATGAAGAGGCCGATGCCATTGCCTCGCTGCAAACCGCCGCAAGGACGGCGGCAAACTATTTGAAGCAATGCGGCAATGAGGTGCTGACGCCGGAAAACGAAGACGAATTCACAGTGGATGTGCTGTATAACATCCTCTGCCGCCAGGAAAGCTCGGACATTCCTCTTCCGCAAAGAGTGCAGGATGTCGTTTCAAGCTATATTGCGGCAGGAAAGGATACGGACGCCATTCCGTGTACGGAGTTTTTTGCACCGCAGACGCTGGACTTTACCCACGCCAAATACATTTGCGTGGACGGGCAATATCGGTCATATCTTTTGATCCCATCCTACGGCTACAAATCACAAGTGGCGGCCGGTTGGCTGAGCCTGCTTGTCAATGCCGGCGACGGGATCGACATCGACCTGTTTCTGACCCGTCAGCCGAAGGAGCGTATGGTGAACAAGCTCGGTCAGCAGCTTCGTATCAACCGTTCCAAAATCCGAGAAGCCAGTGATACCAACAGCGACTTTGACGATCTGGACGGCGCTATCCGCAGCGGGTACTTTTTGAAGGAGGGGCTTTCCAACAACGAGGATTTTTACTATATGAACATCCTCATTACGATGACCGCCGACAACGCCGAGGATCTGGAATGGCGTGAGTGTGAAATGCGGAAGCTGCTTATCTCGCAGGATCTCAATATCGTGTCCTGCTCATTTCGGGAAGAACAAGGCTTTTTGTCATCGCTGCCGCTGACAAATCTGGAAAAGCATCTGTATGAGCGCTCCAAGCGCAATGTGCTGACAAGCGGGGCTGCAAGCTGCTATCCCTTTACCGCTTATGAGTTGAGCGATGACAATGGCATTTTGCTCGGCGTCAACAAATATAACAATTCCCTTGTGATCGTGGATATTTTCAATTCCGCAGCCTATAAGAACGCCAACATTGCAATCATGGGGACCAGCGGCGCAGGCAAAACCTTCACCTTGCAGCTGATGGCATTGCGGATGCGGCGAAAAGGCACCCAGGTATTCATCATTGCTCCGCTGAAAGGGCACGAATTTCTGCGTGCCTGCCGCAATACGGGCGGCGAGTTCATTCAGATCTCTCCGGCATCGAAAAACTGCATCAATGTCATGGAGATACGCAAGACCGATCGGTCGGTGGATGAACTGCTGGACGGCGCTCCGATTGAGAAATCGGAGCTTGCCGCCAAAATTCAGCAGCTGCACATCTTTTTCAGCCTGCTGATCCCCGACATCACTCACGAAGAACGGCAGCTTTTGGATGAAGCCCTGATCAAGACCTACAATGCCAAGGGGATCACCCATGACAATGACACGCTCAAAGACCCAGACAATCCCGACCGTTACAGAGAAATGCCGATTTTGGGTGACCTGTATGATATTCTCTTGATCGCACCCGAAACCAAACGTCTGGCAAATATCCTCAACCGCTTGGTACACGGCTCGGCCAGCACCTTTAACCAGCGCACCAATGTCAACCTGGATAATAAATACACGGTGCTGGATATTTCCGAGCTGTCCGGTGATCTGCTGACGGCGGGAATGTTCGTTGCACTCGATTATGTGTGGGATAAGGCAAAGCAAAACCGCACCGTAGAAAAGACCATCTTCATCGACGAATGCTGGGCGCTGATCGGCGGCTCTGCCAACCGGCTTGCCGCAAACTTTGTTCTGGAAATCGCCAAGATCATCCGTGGCTATGGCGGCAGCGCCGTTTTTGCTACGCAGGACCTCAACGATTTCTTTGCTCTCGACGACGGAAAATACGGCAAAGGCATCATCAACAACTGCAAGACCAAAATCGTCCTCAATCTTGAAGACGAGGAGGCGCAGCGGGTACAGAGTATTTTACATCTGTCCGAGGCGGAGGTCATGGAAATCACGCACTTTGAGCGTGGCAACGGGCTGATTAGCACCAACAACAATAATATCACGGTCGAGTTTCGGTGCAGTGACTTGGAGAAAAGCCTGATCACGACCGACCGCCGTGAGCTGCAGGAACTGGTCGAACAGAAAAAACGGTAA
- a CDS encoding C39 family peptidase — protein MADNSRPVAEPLQKSAQAAQAVRGAVKTGKAIAGAAKGAAAGGVWGAVAGFAWENRKFVGKVIIAATAVLMIPILILCMLPGIIFGGFGNSHSPADPDTPIMNSSAAIDSNLVEISTAVSCVLSEALTDTLTAIENDYAACTADGKEVINPYESSPNFNANLFVGQYCAAKNEDYAAVSVSDMESMLRSGKDKLYSYTKKEEERTVETVTTSVTVDASTGKETTTETVTTTTEKWIIYTVSYNGEAYFADEVFHLTAEQKDLADDYAYNLSLFLGDSMFQGLPAGYTTVSSLGNIRFTDGQTAVVYFNQLDERYAGQPYGTDNIGGYGCGPTAMSIVVSSLANDTVDPIEMARWSYENGYWCSGSGSYHALIPAAAKAWGLNVEGCSASDGQKIADALADGKLVVAIMLKGHFTSSGHFIVLRGVKDGKILVADPASYDRSSMEWDLSIILNEASTHAGAGGPFWIIG, from the coding sequence ATGGCGGATAACAGTCGTCCGGTTGCTGAACCGTTGCAGAAAAGCGCACAGGCCGCACAAGCGGTGCGAGGTGCTGTTAAAACCGGAAAAGCCATTGCCGGTGCCGCCAAAGGTGCAGCTGCCGGAGGCGTGTGGGGTGCCGTTGCCGGCTTTGCTTGGGAAAATCGGAAGTTTGTCGGGAAGGTCATCATTGCGGCGACCGCCGTGCTGATGATCCCGATCCTTATTCTGTGTATGCTCCCCGGAATCATATTCGGAGGCTTCGGCAATTCTCATTCTCCGGCCGACCCCGATACGCCGATCATGAACAGCAGTGCGGCAATCGACAGTAATCTGGTCGAGATCTCTACTGCCGTGAGCTGCGTGCTGTCCGAGGCGCTTACCGATACGCTGACCGCCATAGAAAACGATTATGCTGCCTGCACCGCTGACGGCAAAGAGGTCATAAACCCTTATGAAAGCTCACCGAATTTTAACGCCAATCTGTTTGTCGGACAATACTGTGCGGCAAAGAATGAGGATTATGCCGCTGTGTCTGTGTCGGATATGGAATCCATGCTGCGCAGCGGCAAGGACAAGCTCTATTCCTATACCAAAAAGGAAGAAGAACGCACAGTTGAAACGGTCACGACCTCGGTAACGGTGGATGCCTCGACCGGCAAAGAAACAACAACGGAGACCGTAACGACAACCACGGAAAAGTGGATCATTTATACGGTTTCCTACAACGGCGAAGCCTACTTTGCCGATGAGGTATTCCATCTGACCGCCGAGCAGAAAGACCTTGCTGACGATTATGCGTATAACCTCAGCCTATTCCTCGGAGACAGTATGTTCCAGGGGCTTCCTGCCGGGTATACAACAGTTTCTTCGCTTGGCAATATCCGCTTTACGGACGGACAAACCGCAGTCGTCTATTTCAATCAGCTGGACGAACGTTATGCGGGGCAACCGTATGGCACTGACAATATCGGCGGCTACGGCTGTGGGCCTACGGCGATGTCGATCGTTGTATCCTCGCTGGCAAACGATACCGTTGACCCCATCGAGATGGCAAGATGGTCGTATGAAAACGGCTATTGGTGTTCGGGCAGCGGCTCTTATCATGCGCTGATCCCTGCTGCCGCAAAAGCATGGGGATTGAATGTTGAAGGCTGCTCGGCTTCGGACGGGCAGAAAATTGCAGACGCTCTGGCTGACGGTAAATTAGTGGTTGCCATTATGCTGAAGGGACATTTCACAAGCTCCGGCCACTTTATCGTCCTGCGTGGCGTAAAGGACGGGAAAATACTTGTAGCCGATCCGGCAAGTTACGACCGAAGCAGTATGGAGTGGGATCTGTCCATCATTCTGAATGAGGCAAGCACCCACGCCGGAGCCGGCGGACCTTTTTGGATCATTGGATAG
- a CDS encoding fimbrial protein has product MKNQLKTTKPKDRKDRRHINWGRFLFAGFLSVTMLAANTMPAFAATTVWEKANEIMKDVYTQILTISTIAAVVTAAIALLMMNFSKSGRTVDEARAWLKRIIITWAILNGLGFIMAYITPFFSGGKWNG; this is encoded by the coding sequence GTGAAAAATCAACTGAAAACCACAAAGCCGAAGGACCGAAAGGATCGCCGCCATATCAACTGGGGGCGTTTTCTTTTTGCCGGGTTCCTCAGCGTCACGATGCTGGCGGCAAACACGATGCCCGCCTTTGCGGCGACAACGGTATGGGAAAAGGCAAACGAGATCATGAAGGATGTGTATACGCAGATTCTCACGATCTCTACCATTGCCGCCGTTGTGACCGCCGCTATCGCACTTCTGATGATGAATTTCTCCAAATCGGGACGGACGGTTGACGAAGCCCGTGCCTGGCTGAAGCGTATCATCATCACCTGGGCGATCCTTAACGGTCTCGGCTTCATTATGGCCTATATCACTCCCTTCTTCTCCGGCGGCAAGTGGAACGGGTAA